The nucleotide sequence CGTGTGGCGTTCCGTGGGCGTCGCTCGCGGCGCGTGGTTGTCGTCATCGGGGGGCGGACAGGCCGCGCAGGGCGATTTCGACCTGGTGGGTGATCGCGTCCGGGTCGTCGGCCGGAAGCAGTTGGGCGATGCGGATGAGGCCGAACACCTGGTAGGCGATGTCGGTGGCGGTGACGTCCGCGGCCAGGGTTCCGTCGGCGCGGGACCGGGCGACCGCCTCGCGGCCGATCCCGGTGAGGTGCGCGAGGCAGCGTTCGACCTCGGCTTCGGCCGGCGACCCGGCGGCGAGCAGGTCGACCATCGCCTTGTTGCCCACAAGATGGGACACCCTCGCGTGGAGGAACGCGCGGAGGGCGGGGAGCGCGGACAGGCCCTCGGGGAGGGCCGCGACCGCGAGGGCGGCCATGTCGGTGCCGGTCACGGCCCGGACCAGGTGCTCGCGGGTGGGGAAGTGCCGGTAGAGCGTGCCGATGCCGACCCCCGCCGCCGCGGCGACCGCGCGCATGTCGACGGCCATGCCGCCGCGCCGGAAGGCCTCGCCCGCGGCGATCAGAATCCGCTGCTTGTTGGCGGCGGCGTCCCGCCGCTGTCTCCGGTCCTCGGGCACCCCGCCACTATAGCGATGCGGAACACATGTTCCGTGTGGGTGCTACGCTGCCTTCCGGAACATCGGTTCCGGAACAGGGGAGGCATGCGCCGATGCGAACCATCGTCATCACCGGAGGCACCGACGGGATGGGTGCGGCACTGGCACGGCACTTCCTGGCGCGGGGCGACCGCGTCGTGGTGATCGGGCGGAACCGCGCGAAGTTCGAGGCGCTGGTCGCCGGCGTGACCCGCGGGACCCCGTCGGCCGCGTCGCGCGCCGAGTTCATCGCGGCCGACCTCTCCCTGGTCGCCGAGAGCCGCCGCGTGGTCGACCACCTGACGGCGCACCACGAGCGCATCGACGCCCTCGTGCTCGCGGCGTCGTTCATCCGGCAACGGCGGCACGTCACCCCCGAGGGGCACGAGGCGTCCTGGGCACTCTTCTTCCTCGGCAAATACGTCTTCGTCACGGGCCTCGCCGCGCGGCTGCGGGCCGCCGGGCACCCGGTCGTGGTGAACACCGCCGTTCCCGGCGCACGGCCGGACGCGATCGACTTCGACGACCCGGGGATGACCGACGCGTTCACCTTCACGCGATCCAACGCCCAGCAGCGTCGCGCCAACGAACTCCTCGGCCTCCTCGCCACCCGCGACAACCCGGCCCTCACCTACGTGACGTGGGGGCCGGCGTGGCTCGTGAAGTCCGGTTTCGCGGGTGACGTCGGCCTGGGGATGCGGACCGCGGCCACGGTCTTCGGGACGCTGTTCGGCCGCCGCCCCGAGAAGGCGGTAGCCCCGGTCATCGACCTCATCGACCACCCCGCCCCGGGGCGGGCCGCCTTGCGCGGCGCCAAAAGGCTCGCCCTCGGCGGCGCCCGCGACGACAAGGACGCCGTTCGGCTGGCAGCGGTGGTCGAGAACAGCCTCTGACGTGCACCGACGCTCCGGCGGCGAGGACGCGGCGCCCGCCGCCTCGGTACGGACGCGCTCGGCCTCCGCCTCGGCGTCGGCGCGCAGCCGCTCCGTCTCCGTGCGGGGAGCCCGGACCCGCCCCGGCGAGAACGGCGTCGGGGAGGCCGAGGTGGTCCAGGAGCGCGACCAGGTCGTCGGTGTACCGCGCCCACGTGGGGGAGGCCGGGTTCCGGCCGACCGAACGGCCGTAGCCGCGCAGATCGGGCAGATCGGGCAGATCGGGCAGGACGACCGTCCACCGGTCCGCGAACAACTCGGCCGGCGGGACCATGCTCTCGCGGTCGGGACCGCCGGCGTGCAGGGGAGCGAGCGCCGGGCCCGTTCCGACGACGGTGGCGTGCAGGGGCAGTCGTCGTCCGCCCGGTAGGTGATCTCTGCCGTGTGCCGACGCTGGGTCGGCCGTGACGGCGGCCGGTACCCGTCAGCCCGCCCACGCCCGTCGCGATCCCGCCACGTCCGGGTGCGAAACGACCGATGAGTTCCGCCGCGCCGGGCCGTCTTCATCGTAGGAAGGGCCGAGCGGCGAACCCGAGGAGCGTCCACGCCATGAGCCAGGAAAGCGTCAGCGCCACGCTGACCGTCACCGAGCCCGCCGCGAGGGTGTTCGCGGTGCTGGCGGATCCGGTGAACCACACCGCGATCGACGGCACGGGCTGGGTCCGGGCGCCCGTCGACCGGGCTCCGCTGACCGAGCCGGGGCAGATCTTCCGGATGGGCATGTACCACGCGAACCATCCGGACGGCGGCTATCAGACGGTCAACAAGGTCCACGTCCTCGATCCCCCGCGCGCCATCGGCTGGCTGACGGGGCAAGAGTTGGCGGACGGCACGCTGGAGTTCGGCGGGTGGCTGTGGCGCTACGACCTCACACCGCTCGGTCCGTCGGCGACCGAGGTGACGCTCACGTACGACTGGTCCGCGGTGCCGCGCCACATCCGGGACCGGGGCATCACGTTCCCGCCCTTCGGCCCCGACCACCTCGCGAACTCACTCGACCACCTGGCCGCGTTGGCCGCGCGTCGGTGAGGGCGGTGTCCGCGGAGTCGCGGGGGAGCACATACCGTCGCGTCGGTCCGGGCGCGTACCGCGCGAACGCGTGGGTTCCGCGGGCTGACACCGCTCAGGTGGTGCCGCCCAGTGGTCTGATCGGCACGACCATCGCCCCCACCGCCGCACAGGCACCGACCCGTCGCGCGCACCGGCGCACCCGCGCCGTCATCGTTGGGATCACAGCTCTCCTCCCCGCCGTCCGACCCACGAAGAACACCACGGCATTGTCCCCCCTTTCCCCTCGGATGCCGCGCCTCCACCGGTGTCGATCGGATTTTCCCACGCGATCGCACGCGGAAATCCCCCTGGCCCGCTCTCGGTTCTCCGCCCCGGCGAAAACACGCGGTCCGGTCTTTCTTCTTCCGGTATCGCGGGGACAATCCCCGGTGGGCGCGGGCGGGTTCGTGCGGCGAGGGTTGCGGCTTGGGGGGGCTCCGGATTCACAAGCCTTCAGGAATCGGGGAGTTCGTACGTC is from Yinghuangia sp. ASG 101 and encodes:
- a CDS encoding TetR/AcrR family transcriptional regulator encodes the protein MPEDRRQRRDAAANKQRILIAAGEAFRRGGMAVDMRAVAAAAGVGIGTLYRHFPTREHLVRAVTGTDMAALAVAALPEGLSALPALRAFLHARVSHLVGNKAMVDLLAAGSPAEAEVERCLAHLTGIGREAVARSRADGTLAADVTATDIAYQVFGLIRIAQLLPADDPDAITHQVEIALRGLSAPR
- a CDS encoding SDR family NAD(P)-dependent oxidoreductase, producing MRTIVITGGTDGMGAALARHFLARGDRVVVIGRNRAKFEALVAGVTRGTPSAASRAEFIAADLSLVAESRRVVDHLTAHHERIDALVLAASFIRQRRHVTPEGHEASWALFFLGKYVFVTGLAARLRAAGHPVVVNTAVPGARPDAIDFDDPGMTDAFTFTRSNAQQRRANELLGLLATRDNPALTYVTWGPAWLVKSGFAGDVGLGMRTAATVFGTLFGRRPEKAVAPVIDLIDHPAPGRAALRGAKRLALGGARDDKDAVRLAAVVENSL
- a CDS encoding polyketide cyclase; protein product: MSQESVSATLTVTEPAARVFAVLADPVNHTAIDGTGWVRAPVDRAPLTEPGQIFRMGMYHANHPDGGYQTVNKVHVLDPPRAIGWLTGQELADGTLEFGGWLWRYDLTPLGPSATEVTLTYDWSAVPRHIRDRGITFPPFGPDHLANSLDHLAALAARR